A genomic region of Gemmata massiliana contains the following coding sequences:
- a CDS encoding HAD family hydrolase, with protein sequence MGITGVLLDIDGTLVDSNDAHAHAWMKALAEAGVRAEFATVRRLIGKGGDKLLPEVSGIDAESEKGKAISKRRGEIFQTEYLPKLKPTPGARELLARMKKAGLELAVASSAKEDELKALLKVCGADEYIEAATSSDDAENSKPDPDIVHAALEELGHPKEKVILLGDTPYDVEASLKAGIRVVALRCGGWGDADLKGAVAIYDDPADLLARFDDSPFGGDK encoded by the coding sequence ATGGGTATCACCGGCGTGCTGCTCGACATCGACGGCACCTTGGTCGACAGCAACGACGCTCACGCCCACGCCTGGATGAAGGCTTTGGCCGAGGCGGGTGTGAGGGCCGAGTTCGCCACCGTCCGGCGGTTGATCGGCAAGGGCGGGGACAAACTGCTGCCCGAAGTTTCCGGGATCGACGCCGAATCCGAGAAGGGCAAAGCGATCAGCAAGCGGCGGGGCGAGATCTTCCAGACTGAGTACCTGCCGAAACTGAAGCCGACCCCCGGTGCGAGGGAGCTGCTCGCGCGGATGAAGAAGGCCGGGTTGGAACTCGCGGTCGCCAGTTCGGCGAAAGAGGACGAACTCAAAGCTCTGCTGAAAGTGTGCGGGGCGGACGAGTACATCGAAGCGGCCACATCTTCCGACGACGCGGAGAACTCGAAGCCCGACCCGGACATCGTCCACGCCGCGCTCGAAGAACTCGGTCACCCGAAGGAAAAGGTCATCTTGCTGGGCGACACTCCTTACGACGTCGAAGCGTCCCTCAAGGCGGGCATTCGCGTGGTCGCGCTCCGCTGCGGTGGCTGGGGTGATGCCGACCTGAAGGGCGCTGTCGCGATCTACGACGACCCTGCCGACCTGCTCGCACGATTCGATGATTCTCCGTTCGGAGGGGACAAGTAA
- a CDS encoding SDR family NAD(P)-dependent oxidoreductase, with translation MGDQKVVLVTGATSGIGKATAELLAAKGYRVFGTSRDPQGKTGNGHELLQLDVTSDESVAACVKAVAERTGGRIDVLHNNAGTGIIGAAEEITPEEGMRLFQINFFGIMRMTNTVLPFMRERKAGTVINMSSSGGVAALPFAALYCATKFALEGYTEAIRHELRPFNVAAVIVAPGPVSTPAGEKAMRAEKHIPEYADRRKKADELSLKGIRGGMDPKKVAETILKVVKADWPSPRYTIGMQSRATNLAHGLLPPSTFEAAVRWGVGLG, from the coding sequence ATGGGAGACCAGAAAGTCGTGCTCGTCACCGGTGCCACGTCGGGCATTGGAAAGGCCACGGCCGAACTACTCGCCGCCAAGGGTTACCGGGTGTTCGGCACCAGCCGCGACCCACAAGGGAAGACTGGCAACGGGCACGAGCTGCTGCAACTGGACGTCACATCCGACGAATCGGTCGCGGCGTGCGTGAAAGCTGTCGCGGAGCGCACTGGCGGACGGATCGACGTGCTCCACAATAACGCCGGCACGGGGATCATCGGGGCGGCCGAGGAGATCACGCCCGAAGAGGGGATGCGGCTGTTTCAGATCAACTTCTTCGGCATCATGCGGATGACCAACACGGTGCTCCCGTTCATGCGCGAGCGGAAAGCAGGCACGGTCATCAACATGAGCTCGTCGGGCGGCGTTGCAGCGCTCCCGTTCGCCGCTTTGTACTGCGCCACCAAATTCGCGCTCGAAGGGTACACAGAAGCCATTCGCCACGAACTCCGACCGTTCAACGTCGCCGCTGTGATCGTCGCACCCGGTCCGGTGAGCACCCCTGCGGGCGAGAAGGCGATGCGGGCGGAGAAGCACATCCCCGAGTACGCCGACCGCCGGAAGAAGGCCGACGAGTTGTCCCTGAAGGGCATCCGCGGCGGCATGGACCCGAAGAAGGTGGCGGAGACCATCCTGAAGGTCGTAAAGGCGGACTGGCCGTCGCCCCGGTACACGATCGGCATGCAGTCGCGGGCGACGAACCTGGCTCACGGCCTGCTCCCGCCGAGTACGTTCGAGGCCGCCGTCCGCTGGGGCGTCGGCCTCGGCTAA
- a CDS encoding type 1 glutamine amidotransferase domain-containing protein: MATNRILTIVTNVGEYEKVGYRTGLWLGELTHFMDVVEPSGFQCDIASPKGGYVPIDPESLMLQELGHAICLGGAVHKRYEDRAFMDRLKDTMKVADADASKYDAIYMTGGHGVCFDFQNPDLAKLTAAFWEAGKIVSAVCHGPAGLLEVKVGSEYLVKDKNLTGFSWTEEGLAKREKAVPYSLEDELKKRGAKYGKATLPFVSHVVEDGSLITGQNPVSAAAVGEAVAKKLKA; this comes from the coding sequence ATGGCGACGAATCGAATCCTCACCATCGTCACGAACGTCGGTGAGTACGAGAAGGTCGGGTACCGCACCGGGCTGTGGCTGGGTGAACTCACGCACTTCATGGACGTCGTCGAGCCGTCCGGTTTCCAGTGCGACATCGCAAGCCCGAAGGGCGGTTACGTGCCGATCGACCCGGAGAGCCTGATGCTCCAAGAACTCGGCCACGCCATCTGTTTGGGTGGTGCTGTCCACAAGCGGTACGAGGACCGGGCGTTCATGGACCGGCTGAAGGACACGATGAAGGTCGCGGACGCAGACGCGTCGAAGTACGACGCCATTTACATGACCGGCGGCCACGGGGTGTGCTTCGACTTCCAGAACCCCGACCTTGCGAAGCTGACCGCCGCGTTCTGGGAAGCCGGGAAGATCGTCTCCGCCGTCTGCCACGGGCCGGCCGGGTTGCTGGAGGTGAAGGTCGGCAGCGAATACCTGGTGAAGGATAAGAATCTGACGGGGTTCTCCTGGACCGAAGAAGGGCTCGCCAAGCGGGAGAAGGCGGTGCCTTACAGCCTGGAAGACGAGTTGAAGAAGCGGGGCGCGAAGTACGGCAAGGCGACCCTGCCGTTCGTCAGTCACGTGGTCGAGGACGGGAGCCTGATCACGGGACAGAACCCGGTGAGCGCGGCTGCCGTGGGCGAAGCGGTCGCCAAGAAACTGAAGGCGTGA
- a CDS encoding cysteine hydrolase family protein: MSGNSENLRGSAPDKHPVALLLVDVINPLDFPEADQLRPHAIPAAKKLAELKGRARKAKVPVVYANDNFGRWRSDLNAVVERCREPGCKGSELVELLRPEKDDYFVLKPKHSAFFSTTLDTLLRYLGTQTLVIGGFAADICVLFTANDAYMRDLRVVIPSDGVASNQAADRDSALALMARVLKADTPRMADIDFASLATE; encoded by the coding sequence ATGTCGGGAAACAGCGAAAACCTGCGCGGCAGCGCGCCGGACAAGCACCCGGTGGCCCTGTTGCTCGTCGACGTCATCAACCCGCTCGACTTCCCCGAAGCGGACCAACTGCGCCCCCATGCGATCCCGGCGGCAAAGAAGCTGGCCGAGCTGAAGGGGCGGGCGCGGAAGGCGAAGGTGCCGGTCGTCTACGCGAACGACAACTTCGGGCGCTGGCGGTCGGACCTGAACGCAGTGGTCGAGCGGTGCCGGGAGCCGGGCTGCAAGGGGAGCGAGCTGGTCGAACTGCTCCGGCCCGAGAAGGACGACTACTTCGTGCTGAAGCCGAAGCACTCGGCGTTCTTTTCCACCACGCTCGACACGCTCCTGCGGTACCTGGGAACCCAGACGCTCGTGATCGGCGGGTTCGCCGCCGACATCTGTGTACTGTTCACCGCCAACGACGCATACATGCGCGACCTGCGAGTGGTTATCCCTTCGGACGGCGTGGCCTCGAACCAGGCCGCCGACCGCGATTCCGCCCTCGCGCTCATGGCACGCGTCCTCAAGGCCGACACGCCCCGCATGGCCGACATCGACTTCGCTTCACTGGCCACAGAGTAG
- a CDS encoding ferritin-like domain-containing protein, which yields MSLNSLHDLYVEELKDLYSAENQLLKALPRMAKAATAPELKAAFTEHLTVTQKQVERLDQIFEELGVSPKGKKCKAMEGLIEEGKEIMQEDGEDSVIDAALIAAAQRVEHYEMAGYGCVRTFANLLGYEDAVTLLQETLDEEGEADKKLTELAETVINVEAEEADGEEGEEEEEGEVEAAPNAKKSPPKKPAKK from the coding sequence ATGTCGCTGAATTCGCTTCACGACCTGTACGTGGAAGAGCTGAAGGACCTCTACAGCGCCGAGAACCAACTCCTGAAAGCACTGCCCCGGATGGCCAAGGCGGCGACCGCCCCGGAGCTCAAGGCGGCGTTCACCGAGCACCTCACGGTCACCCAGAAGCAGGTCGAGCGGCTCGACCAGATCTTCGAGGAACTGGGCGTCAGCCCGAAGGGGAAGAAGTGTAAGGCGATGGAGGGGCTGATCGAGGAGGGCAAGGAGATCATGCAGGAGGACGGTGAGGATTCGGTCATCGACGCAGCGCTGATCGCAGCGGCCCAGCGGGTCGAGCACTACGAGATGGCCGGGTACGGGTGCGTGCGGACCTTCGCCAACCTGCTCGGTTACGAGGACGCCGTGACGCTCCTGCAGGAGACGCTCGACGAGGAGGGCGAGGCGGACAAGAAGCTCACCGAACTCGCCGAGACCGTCATCAACGTCGAGGCCGAAGAAGCCGACGGTGAGGAAGGTGAGGAGGAGGAAGAAGGCGAAGTAGAAGCCGCTCCGAATGCCAAGAAGTCCCCACCCAAGAAGCCCGCGAAGAAGTGA
- a CDS encoding SDR family oxidoreductase, with the protein MSQQNQPKGPMKPQSQPKPGLDSAMDPKPKYKAPLYKGADKLKGKAALITGGDSGIGRSVAVLFAREGADVAIVYLPAEQSDAEETKTAVEEEGRKCLLLPGDVQDAKFCRDAVEKTVAEFGRLDVLVNNAAYQETQEKLEDISDEQFDTTFKTNIYGYFYMAKAAVAYLPKGGAIVNCGSITGLEGNKTLIDYASTKGAIHAFTKSLAQNLIDRGIRVNCVSPGPIWTPLQPVSKPADKVAEHGAGTPLKRPGQPEEVAPAFVFFASEADSSYINGEILTLLGGETRAG; encoded by the coding sequence ATGAGCCAGCAGAACCAACCGAAGGGTCCGATGAAGCCGCAGTCCCAGCCGAAACCCGGCCTCGACTCGGCGATGGACCCGAAGCCGAAATATAAAGCACCGTTGTACAAGGGCGCGGATAAGCTGAAGGGCAAGGCCGCACTCATCACCGGCGGCGATTCCGGAATCGGGCGGTCGGTCGCCGTTCTGTTCGCCCGGGAAGGCGCGGATGTGGCGATCGTGTACCTGCCCGCCGAGCAATCGGATGCGGAAGAGACGAAGACGGCGGTGGAGGAAGAGGGCCGGAAGTGTCTACTCCTGCCCGGCGACGTTCAGGACGCCAAGTTCTGCCGGGACGCGGTCGAGAAGACGGTGGCGGAGTTCGGGCGGCTCGACGTTCTGGTTAACAACGCCGCCTACCAGGAGACGCAGGAGAAGCTAGAAGACATCTCCGACGAGCAGTTCGACACGACGTTCAAGACGAACATCTACGGGTACTTCTACATGGCGAAGGCCGCGGTTGCTTACCTTCCGAAGGGTGGGGCGATCGTGAACTGCGGCTCGATCACCGGGCTGGAGGGTAATAAGACGCTGATCGACTACGCCAGCACCAAAGGCGCGATCCACGCGTTCACGAAGTCGCTGGCGCAGAACCTCATCGATCGCGGCATCCGGGTGAACTGCGTCTCTCCCGGCCCAATCTGGACCCCGCTGCAGCCGGTGTCGAAGCCGGCGGACAAGGTGGCCGAGCACGGGGCCGGAACTCCGCTCAAGCGACCAGGCCAACCGGAGGAAGTCGCTCCGGCGTTCGTGTTCTTCGCGTCCGAGGCGGACAGCAGCTACATCAACGGCGAGATCCTGACACTTCTCGGCGGCGAGACGCGGGCGGGGTGA